The Microbacterium amylolyticum genome includes the window TCTGCCCCGGATGCTGCAACGCCCGACACTCCCGGCACCGATCTGCTCGCCTCGCACAACCTGACCGACATGTCGGCGAGGGAGATCGTCGACACACTCGACCGAATGAACGTGAGCGACCGGCCTGCCGACTTGATCGCATCCGTGCAGCCCAATGCCCTCGTCCTGACCGACAACGTCACCGAAGTCTCCCTGGACATGCCGGATGACGTGACCTATGTCTCGGTTGCCCCCTTCGTTTCGCAAACACACGAGTGCTTCTACCACAGCCTCACGACCTGCCGAGGAGAACTCTCTGCGCAGCAAATCGAGGTGTGGTTCATCGACGATGCGACTGGCAACGTGATTCTCGAAGAAACCACGACCACGTTCGACAACGGGTTCGCTGGGTTCTGGCTCCCCCGCAACCTGAGCGGGACGATCGAGGTGACGTACGACGGGAAGACCGGCGAAACCCCGTTCTCGACCGCGAACGACGCCGCGACCTGCATCACCACGCTCCAACTCACGTGATTTTCGGGAGCCGCCCGATGAGACACGGCGACTCCCACCTGACAACACCGGGGCATCGAGTGACCGACGGCCTCGAGGCCGAGCTCGTCGAGGTCTTCCGGATGGTGAGTGTAGGAACTTCCATCCTCGGGGGACCTCGACGCCTATCCGGCCACCGCCCCGCCAACCCTGACGACACCCTCAACTGCGAAGAGCCGGCAATCTCTGCACGACGCCGCTTCGCGACGACCGCAGGCGGCTCCCACAGGCCAAGGGAAATTTTCGAGTGCATCGACGACAGCCACTTCCGGGCATCCGTCTTGGATACGAAAGTCAGTGCCTTGTCGTCGTCGGTTCGCGCGGTGTACATCTCGCCGTCTGGCGCCGGGTACCGTGCCTGCCAACGCCCGGACGGGAGCTTGCGCAGGCTCCCCCACGTCTCACGTCTCGTGCCGCGCATCATGCCCTCCCGTGGACTCGACTGGACGCGATTGGACGTTCGTCCCACTCCGTGCCACTCGATGCGGCGGGACACCAACATCCGCGTGTTTCTGCGGATCGCAGCGTGTTCACGGGCACTCGTACGGCACGAGGTGGCACGGCCCCGGCGGTGTGCCACCGCCGAATCTCGGCCTGCTGGCCTCCGCGCTTCCATGGGGAAGGTGCGCAGGTGCCATCCACGTGCCATCCACGTGACATTCCGAATGGACATTCCTGGTCATTTCTGTTCTCCTCTGTCTTCCAACAGAGGGCACGAGTAAGGCCCGAACCCGCGAGATTTCGCGGATCCGGGCCTCTGACCAGGCTTTCAGCCGGGGCTTCTCAGAAAACTT containing:
- a CDS encoding CueP family metal-binding protein — protein: MKRLTILAAAAAAILSLTLAGCSAPDAATPDTPGTDLLASHNLTDMSAREIVDTLDRMNVSDRPADLIASVQPNALVLTDNVTEVSLDMPDDVTYVSVAPFVSQTHECFYHSLTTCRGELSAQQIEVWFIDDATGNVILEETTTTFDNGFAGFWLPRNLSGTIEVTYDGKTGETPFSTANDAATCITTLQLT